A single window of Modestobacter italicus DNA harbors:
- a CDS encoding dipeptide ABC transporter ATP-binding protein yields the protein MSAVVDITDLQISFATDAGTVDAVSGVSLQVQAGEVLAIVGESGSGKTVTARSILGLLPETARVRGAVVLTSRDGGSSQDVVPLRGAALREVRGEDAAMVFQEPSTSLNPVYPVGWQIIEGLRAHGKLSRKEARAKAVDVLRRVGIPDPEHRIDHYPHQFSGGQKQRIVIAQALVLDPGVIIADEPTTALDVTVQAEILELLRRCRDDFGAAIVLITHNMGVVADLADRVAVMYQGEIVEQADVRTLFSAPQDPYTQQLLAAVPRLGQGVAHTRERAARRAPGWAEVAPVVEARDLRIVYPGRLRQPDFTAVDGVSFSIRPGEVLGLVGESGSGKTTIGRAMAGLTKVTGGSLQVLGAEMNGFKERAFRPVRERIGFVFQDPASSFNPLLTIADAVAEPLVVHKRAKDPRAARARVDELLEAVQLPKHFGDRYPHELSGGQRQRASLARGLALQPELLIADEPTSALDVSVQARVLELFDELQKELGFAALFISHDLAVVDLLADKIAVLYRGKLVEEGTGAEVLGAPQHSYTQRLLASLPVPDPDEQARRRTEWNALRATD from the coding sequence GTGAGCGCCGTCGTCGACATCACCGACCTGCAGATCTCCTTCGCCACCGACGCCGGCACCGTCGACGCCGTCTCCGGGGTCAGCCTCCAGGTGCAGGCCGGCGAGGTGCTGGCCATCGTCGGCGAGAGCGGCAGCGGTAAGACCGTGACCGCGCGCAGCATCCTCGGCCTGCTCCCGGAGACCGCCCGGGTGCGCGGTGCGGTGGTGCTGACCAGCAGGGACGGCGGCAGCTCCCAGGACGTCGTCCCGCTGCGCGGCGCGGCGCTGCGCGAGGTGCGCGGCGAGGACGCCGCGATGGTGTTCCAGGAGCCGTCGACCTCGCTCAACCCGGTCTACCCGGTCGGCTGGCAGATCATCGAGGGGCTGCGCGCGCACGGGAAGCTCAGCCGCAAGGAGGCCCGGGCCAAGGCGGTCGACGTGCTGCGCCGGGTCGGCATCCCCGACCCCGAGCACCGGATCGACCACTACCCGCACCAGTTCTCCGGCGGGCAGAAGCAGCGCATCGTCATCGCCCAGGCGCTCGTGCTCGACCCCGGCGTGATCATCGCCGACGAACCGACGACGGCGCTGGACGTGACCGTGCAGGCCGAGATCCTCGAGCTGCTGCGCCGCTGCCGGGACGACTTCGGCGCCGCGATCGTGCTGATCACCCACAACATGGGCGTGGTCGCCGACCTCGCCGACCGGGTGGCGGTCATGTACCAGGGCGAGATCGTCGAGCAGGCCGACGTCCGGACGCTGTTCAGCGCCCCGCAGGACCCCTACACCCAGCAGCTGCTGGCCGCCGTGCCGCGGCTGGGCCAGGGTGTCGCGCACACCCGGGAGCGGGCGGCCCGGCGGGCGCCGGGCTGGGCGGAGGTCGCACCGGTCGTCGAGGCCCGCGACCTGCGGATCGTGTACCCCGGGCGGCTCCGCCAGCCGGACTTCACCGCCGTGGACGGCGTCAGCTTCTCCATCCGCCCGGGCGAGGTCCTCGGCCTGGTCGGGGAGAGCGGCAGCGGCAAGACCACCATCGGCCGCGCGATGGCCGGGCTGACCAAGGTCACCGGTGGGTCGCTGCAGGTGCTGGGCGCGGAGATGAACGGCTTCAAGGAGCGCGCGTTCCGGCCGGTGCGCGAGCGGATCGGGTTCGTCTTCCAGGACCCGGCGTCCAGCTTCAACCCGCTGCTCACCATCGCCGACGCGGTCGCCGAGCCGCTCGTGGTGCACAAGCGCGCCAAGGACCCGCGCGCCGCCCGCGCCCGGGTCGACGAGCTGCTGGAGGCGGTCCAGCTGCCGAAGCACTTCGGCGACCGCTACCCGCACGAGCTGTCCGGCGGGCAGCGGCAGCGCGCCAGCCTGGCCCGCGGGCTGGCGCTGCAGCCGGAGCTGCTGATCGCCGACGAGCCCACCTCGGCCCTCGACGTCTCGGTGCAGGCCCGGGTGCTGGAGCTCTTCGACGAGCTGCAGAAGGAGCTGGGGTTCGCGGCGCTGTTCATCAGCCACGACCTCGCCGTCGTCGACCTGCTGGCCGACAAGATCGCCGTCCTCTACCGGGGCAAGCTGGTCGAGGAGGGCACCGGCGCGGAGGTGCTCGGGGCGCCGCAGCACTCCTACACCCAGCGGCTGCTCGCCTCGCTCCCGGTGCCCGACCCCGACGAGCAGGCCCGCCGCCGCACCGAGTGGAACGCCCTGCGCGCCACCGACTGA
- a CDS encoding ABC transporter permease, with amino-acid sequence MATATTVDSPVRKRTWRGLPLVKQVRQSVGLQRGMLVAGLVLTGVFVLTAVFAPLLAPYEYDQLRDANGPFGSQARPSGNHLLGTTVGGYDVLSRVIWGTRTALAVIVIAVLLSVVAGVLLGLVSGYFGGWLDRLLVVVCDAVYAFPSLLLAIVVAIAISGGQSSLIGGVLAAAISITVVFIPQYFRVVRAETVRIKSEAFVESARVIGASNWRIMARHVLRNATRTLPLILTLNASEAILTLAGLGFLGFGIQPTSAAEWGYDLKQSIADVSSGIWWTSIFPGVAIVLTVLGLTLVGESLNDLADPRLRSRRAAADGPPPAGTVEPGGAVVATDIAVGGVWGG; translated from the coding sequence ATGGCCACCGCGACCACCGTGGACAGCCCGGTCCGGAAGCGGACCTGGCGCGGGCTGCCGCTGGTCAAGCAGGTCCGGCAGAGCGTCGGGCTGCAGCGCGGCATGCTGGTTGCCGGGCTGGTGCTGACCGGCGTCTTCGTGCTCACCGCCGTCTTCGCGCCGCTGCTGGCGCCGTACGAGTACGACCAGCTGCGCGACGCGAACGGCCCGTTCGGCTCCCAGGCGCGCCCCTCGGGCAACCACCTGCTCGGGACGACGGTCGGTGGGTACGACGTGCTCTCCCGGGTCATCTGGGGCACCCGGACCGCGCTGGCGGTCATCGTCATCGCCGTCCTGCTGTCCGTCGTCGCCGGCGTGCTGCTCGGCCTGGTGTCGGGCTACTTCGGCGGCTGGCTGGACCGGCTCCTGGTCGTGGTCTGCGACGCGGTCTACGCCTTCCCGTCGCTGCTGCTGGCCATCGTCGTGGCCATCGCCATCAGCGGCGGCCAGTCCAGCCTCATCGGGGGTGTGCTCGCGGCAGCCATCTCGATCACGGTCGTCTTCATCCCGCAGTACTTCCGGGTGGTCCGGGCCGAGACGGTCCGGATCAAGTCCGAGGCGTTCGTCGAGTCGGCCCGGGTGATCGGGGCCAGCAACTGGCGGATCATGGCCCGGCACGTGCTGCGCAACGCCACCCGCACGCTGCCGCTGATCCTCACCCTCAACGCCTCCGAGGCGATCCTCACCCTCGCCGGGCTGGGCTTCCTCGGCTTCGGCATCCAGCCCACCTCGGCGGCCGAGTGGGGCTACGACCTCAAGCAGTCCATCGCCGACGTCTCCAGCGGCATCTGGTGGACGTCGATCTTCCCGGGAGTCGCGATCGTGCTGACCGTGCTCGGCCTGACCCTCGTCGGGGAGAGCCTCAACGACCTGGCCGACCCGCGGCTGCGCAGCCGCCGGGCGGCCGCGGACGGACCGCCGCCGGCCGGCACCGTCGAGCCCGGTGGCGCGGTCGTCGCCACGGACATCGCCGTGGGCGGGGTGTGGGGCGGGTGA
- a CDS encoding ABC transporter substrate-binding protein, with product MNSVSRNGRRTLVATAGITAAALALAACGGGSSDDGDSGGGSGGGGSLTIGTSDKITTIDPAGAYDNGSFAVMNQVYPFLMNTTPGNPDVQPDIAESAEFTSPTDFTVTLKPGLTFVNGHDLTSSDVKFSFDRILTINDENGPASLLANLASVEAPDDTTVVFKLKVGNDQTFAQILSTNVGPIVDEEVLSADALTPDADIVAGESFAGPYTITNYDQNNLVSYEANPDYQGVLGAPKTDTVNVKYYADASNLKLDIQEGNIDVAFRSLSATDIADLRGNDNVQVIDGPGGEIRYITFNFNTQPFGATTPEADPAKALAVRQAVADLIDRQELADQVYKGTYTPLYSFVPEGLTGAITPLKDAYGDGNGGPDVDKAKERLAAAGVTTPIELSLQYSSDHYGPSSGDEYALIKDQLESSGLFTVNLQTTEWVQYSKDRVADVYPAYQLGWFPDFSDADNYLTPFFLNTPESTAFLQNHYQNDAVNALIQQEVTATDPAARQQLIEQVQTEVAKDLATVPYLQGSQVAVVGTDVSGTEDTLDASFKFRYGVLSKG from the coding sequence ATGAACTCCGTGTCCAGGAACGGCCGGCGCACGCTGGTCGCGACGGCAGGCATCACGGCGGCAGCGCTCGCGCTGGCCGCCTGCGGCGGCGGCAGCAGCGACGACGGCGACAGCGGCGGCGGCTCGGGCGGCGGCGGCAGCCTGACGATCGGCACCAGCGACAAGATCACCACGATCGACCCCGCCGGCGCCTACGACAACGGCTCGTTCGCGGTGATGAACCAGGTCTACCCGTTCCTGATGAACACGACGCCGGGCAACCCCGACGTCCAGCCGGACATCGCGGAGTCCGCCGAGTTCACCTCGCCGACCGACTTCACGGTCACGCTCAAGCCCGGTCTGACCTTCGTCAACGGCCACGACCTGACCTCCTCGGACGTCAAGTTCAGCTTCGACCGCATCCTGACGATCAACGACGAGAACGGCCCGGCCTCGCTGCTGGCCAACCTCGCCAGCGTCGAGGCGCCGGACGACACCACGGTCGTGTTCAAGCTCAAGGTCGGCAACGACCAGACCTTCGCGCAGATCCTGTCCACCAACGTGGGCCCGATCGTCGACGAGGAGGTGCTGTCGGCCGACGCGCTCACCCCGGACGCCGACATCGTCGCGGGCGAGTCCTTCGCCGGCCCGTACACGATCACCAACTACGACCAGAACAACCTGGTCTCCTACGAGGCGAACCCCGACTACCAGGGTGTCCTCGGCGCGCCGAAGACCGACACGGTCAACGTCAAGTACTACGCCGACGCCTCGAACCTGAAGCTGGACATCCAGGAGGGCAACATCGACGTCGCCTTCCGCAGCCTCTCGGCCACCGACATCGCCGACCTGCGCGGCAACGACAACGTGCAGGTGATCGACGGCCCCGGTGGGGAGATCCGCTACATCACCTTCAACTTCAACACCCAGCCCTTCGGCGCGACCACCCCGGAGGCCGACCCGGCCAAGGCGCTGGCCGTGCGCCAGGCGGTCGCCGACCTGATCGACCGGCAGGAGCTCGCCGACCAGGTCTACAAGGGCACCTACACCCCGCTGTACTCCTTCGTCCCCGAGGGCCTGACCGGCGCCATCACCCCGCTGAAGGACGCCTACGGCGACGGCAACGGTGGCCCGGACGTCGACAAGGCCAAGGAGCGGCTGGCCGCGGCCGGCGTGACCACGCCGATCGAGCTCAGCCTGCAGTACTCCAGCGACCACTACGGGCCGTCCTCGGGTGACGAGTACGCGCTGATCAAGGACCAGCTGGAGTCCAGCGGCCTGTTCACCGTGAACCTGCAGACCACCGAGTGGGTGCAGTACTCCAAGGACCGCGTCGCCGACGTCTACCCGGCCTACCAGCTCGGCTGGTTCCCGGACTTCTCCGACGCCGACAACTACCTGACGCCGTTCTTCCTGAACACCCCGGAGAGCACCGCGTTCCTGCAGAACCACTACCAGAACGACGCGGTGAACGCGCTCATCCAGCAGGAGGTGACGGCCACGGACCCGGCCGCCCGCCAGCAGCTCATCGAGCAGGTGCAGACGGAGGTCGCCAAGGACCTGGCCACCGTCCCCTACCTGCAGGGATCCCAGGTCGCCGTCGTCGGTACCGACGTCAGCGGCACGGAGGACACGCTGGACGCGTCCTTCAAGTTCCGCTACGGCGTCCTGTCCAAGGGCTGA
- a CDS encoding TPM domain-containing protein, with the protein MSRLPRLVAALSVLAAPLLVTGTAAASPPSDLTRELTDAAGVLDDPAEAQSAIDSVESDAGVQLFVVFVDSFDGQDGQAWADATAAATGLGSEDAVFAVAVDDGLYGLSVGNAVPQSEAEIDEFLTSDVEPELSAGDWEGAVVAVADGLGGDVGPSGDDGSGGGGAALGVIAAIAVVGGGGYVLTRNRRRRKQAAAQQVAAARAADPFPDETTEQLTFRASGALLEVDEAVRTSSLELDFARAQYGDEPVAGFAEALAQSQSEMQQAFTLRQQLDDEIPEDEPTKRRMLAEVLRLTGAADARLDAQAAAFDQLRDLERTAPQALDRLTPQVAALQARLPQEEQRLAALRQRFADSALAPVADNVAQARARLEAAAAEVEEARGHVQAGQAGQAVGSLRVAEDAVAQSGTLLDGIGRLAADLEAAPTRLAAVRAETEQDLAEARSLLASTPGDPTGLGPLVARAEAALAATGAVAGGQRPDPLAVVRQLEEADGALDQALAGARDAATQARRATAALDQTVLTARSTIDAAADFISTRRGAIGPEARTRLAEAQRRLDAAVANGPGDPVGALRDAQQAATLAQQALDLAQADVDQWSSGPGGPGYGGPAYGGGRGGGYGRGPGVDLGSLVLGGILAGGSRGGFGGGSFGGGGFGGGGFGGGFGGGGLGGGGRGGGGRGGGGSFGGSGSRGRHGGGGRF; encoded by the coding sequence CTTCGACGGGCAGGACGGCCAGGCATGGGCCGACGCCACCGCCGCGGCGACCGGACTGGGATCGGAGGACGCGGTCTTCGCGGTCGCCGTCGACGACGGCCTCTACGGGCTCTCCGTCGGCAACGCGGTCCCGCAGTCGGAGGCGGAGATCGACGAGTTCCTCACCTCCGACGTCGAGCCGGAGCTGTCGGCCGGCGACTGGGAGGGCGCGGTCGTCGCCGTCGCCGACGGGCTGGGCGGAGACGTCGGGCCCAGCGGGGACGACGGCTCCGGCGGTGGCGGAGCGGCGCTCGGGGTCATCGCGGCGATCGCCGTCGTGGGTGGCGGCGGCTACGTGCTGACCCGCAACCGCAGGCGGCGCAAGCAGGCCGCGGCCCAGCAGGTGGCCGCAGCCCGGGCCGCCGACCCGTTCCCGGACGAGACCACCGAGCAGCTGACCTTCCGGGCCAGCGGCGCCCTGCTGGAGGTCGACGAGGCGGTCCGCACCTCCTCGCTCGAGCTCGACTTCGCCCGCGCCCAGTACGGCGACGAGCCGGTCGCGGGGTTCGCGGAGGCCCTGGCGCAGTCGCAGTCGGAGATGCAGCAGGCGTTCACCCTCCGCCAGCAGCTGGACGACGAGATCCCCGAGGACGAGCCGACCAAGCGCCGGATGCTCGCGGAGGTGCTCCGGCTGACCGGTGCCGCCGACGCGCGGCTGGACGCCCAGGCCGCGGCGTTCGACCAGCTGCGCGACCTGGAGCGCACCGCACCGCAGGCGCTGGACCGGCTCACGCCGCAGGTGGCCGCCCTCCAGGCCCGGCTGCCGCAGGAGGAGCAGCGGCTGGCCGCGCTGCGCCAGCGGTTCGCCGACTCGGCCCTCGCGCCGGTCGCGGACAACGTCGCCCAGGCGCGGGCCCGGCTGGAGGCGGCCGCCGCCGAGGTCGAGGAGGCCCGCGGTCACGTCCAGGCCGGGCAGGCCGGGCAGGCGGTCGGCTCGCTGCGGGTCGCCGAGGACGCCGTCGCGCAGAGCGGCACGCTGCTCGACGGCATCGGCCGGCTGGCCGCCGACCTCGAGGCGGCGCCCACCCGGCTCGCCGCGGTCCGGGCCGAGACCGAGCAGGACCTCGCCGAGGCGCGCTCCCTGCTGGCCAGCACCCCCGGCGACCCCACCGGTCTCGGCCCCCTGGTGGCCCGCGCGGAGGCGGCGCTCGCCGCCACCGGTGCCGTGGCCGGCGGCCAGCGACCGGACCCGCTCGCGGTGGTGCGCCAGCTGGAGGAGGCCGACGGCGCCCTCGACCAGGCCCTCGCCGGCGCCCGTGACGCCGCCACCCAGGCCCGCCGGGCCACCGCGGCGCTGGACCAGACCGTGCTCACCGCCCGGTCGACGATCGACGCGGCGGCGGACTTCATCAGCACCCGGCGCGGCGCCATCGGTCCGGAGGCGCGCACCCGGCTCGCCGAGGCCCAGCGGCGGCTGGACGCCGCCGTCGCGAACGGTCCCGGGGACCCGGTCGGTGCCCTGCGCGACGCGCAGCAGGCGGCCACCCTGGCGCAGCAGGCCCTGGACCTGGCCCAGGCCGACGTGGACCAGTGGTCCAGCGGGCCGGGCGGCCCCGGCTACGGCGGCCCGGCGTACGGCGGCGGCCGCGGAGGCGGGTACGGCCGCGGGCCCGGGGTCGACCTGGGCAGCCTGGTGCTCGGCGGCATCCTGGCCGGCGGCTCCCGCGGCGGGTTCGGCGGCGGCAGCTTCGGTGGCGGTGGGTTCGGTGGCGGTGGGTTCGGTGGCGGCTTCGGTGGCGGGGGCCTCGGCGGTGGCGGCCGTGGCGGGGGTGGCCGTGGCGGCGGCGGCAGCTTCGGCGGGTCGGGCAGCCGGGGACGGCACGGTGGTGGCGGCCGCTTCTGA
- a CDS encoding glycoside hydrolase family 88 protein yields the protein MLDDATRERVLTALLVGQRHSWEQGVTAAVLEQTGRAAALRVLVDDAVARQLPDGRLAELDPACAVNSAAVGLFVERLAAGDPGLAAAAARQRAWVLTGAPRAADGTLFHLLGSREVWADTVHMVVPYLASLGEAAAAVAQLDGHRARLRDPRTGLWSARWDEDSGTLADARAWGTGNGWVAAGLARAVRELPGRAGTAAAAEVHELLDACLRLRRPDGLFGDVLDEPARPADTDVASMLAWAALLGATEGWLPARYGEVGEDLLGSVVGCLDALGRVTGASAAPHFDRPGHSPEAQAFLLLADSAHRSWRAR from the coding sequence GTGCTGGACGACGCCACCCGCGAGCGGGTGCTGACCGCCCTGCTGGTCGGTCAGCGCCACTCGTGGGAGCAGGGGGTGACGGCCGCCGTGCTCGAGCAGACGGGCAGGGCGGCCGCACTCCGCGTGCTGGTGGACGACGCGGTCGCCCGCCAGCTCCCCGACGGCCGGCTCGCCGAGCTGGACCCGGCCTGCGCGGTCAACAGCGCCGCGGTCGGGCTGTTCGTCGAGCGGCTGGCCGCCGGGGACCCCGGGCTCGCGGCCGCCGCCGCCCGGCAGCGGGCGTGGGTGCTGACCGGGGCACCGCGCGCCGCCGACGGCACGCTGTTCCACCTGCTCGGCAGCCGCGAGGTGTGGGCCGACACCGTGCACATGGTCGTGCCCTACCTGGCCTCCCTCGGGGAGGCCGCCGCCGCGGTCGCCCAGCTCGACGGGCACCGGGCGCGGCTGCGGGACCCGCGCACCGGTCTGTGGTCGGCCCGCTGGGACGAGGACTCCGGCACGCTGGCCGACGCCCGCGCCTGGGGCACCGGCAACGGCTGGGTGGCCGCCGGGCTGGCCCGGGCGGTGCGGGAGCTGCCCGGACGGGCGGGGACGGCGGCCGCCGCGGAGGTCCACGAGCTGCTGGACGCCTGCCTGCGGCTGCGCCGTCCCGACGGTCTCTTCGGCGACGTGCTCGACGAGCCGGCCCGCCCCGCGGACACCGACGTCGCCTCGATGCTGGCCTGGGCCGCGCTGCTCGGCGCCACCGAGGGCTGGCTGCCGGCCCGTTACGGCGAGGTCGGCGAGGACCTGCTCGGGTCGGTGGTCGGCTGCCTGGACGCGCTCGGCCGGGTCACCGGGGCCAGCGCGGCGCCGCACTTCGACCGGCCCGGCCACTCCCCCGAGGCCCAGGCGTTCCTGCTGCTCGCCGACTCGGCGCACCGGAGCTGGCGGGCCCGGTGA
- a CDS encoding winged helix-turn-helix transcriptional regulator, with amino-acid sequence MAAREYGQYDGVARALELVGERWALLIVRDLLVGPRRYGELAAGLPRIPSNILAARLKELQAAGVLRRAPRSRVVVYELTPYGRELEPLVLGLGAWGVKALGDPREDQIVTPDAMTISLRTAFRPQVAAELPATAYAARLGAAELLIRVDGPTLDVTGGSGPVDLAFTAGPGIHRLMTGELAPERAIATGVVEVLRGRGDLLDRFADTFHLAA; translated from the coding sequence GTGGCCGCGCGCGAGTACGGGCAGTACGACGGCGTCGCGCGGGCCCTGGAGCTCGTCGGCGAGCGCTGGGCGCTGCTCATCGTCCGCGACCTGCTCGTCGGGCCGCGCCGCTACGGGGAGCTCGCCGCGGGGCTCCCCCGCATCCCGAGCAACATCCTGGCGGCGCGGCTCAAGGAGCTGCAGGCGGCCGGCGTCCTCCGCCGGGCGCCGCGCTCGCGGGTCGTCGTCTACGAGCTGACGCCCTACGGCCGCGAGCTGGAGCCGCTCGTGCTCGGGCTCGGCGCGTGGGGGGTCAAGGCCCTGGGCGACCCGCGGGAGGACCAGATCGTCACCCCCGACGCGATGACGATCTCGCTGCGCACCGCCTTCCGGCCGCAGGTGGCGGCGGAGCTGCCGGCAACCGCCTACGCGGCACGGCTCGGGGCCGCCGAGCTGCTCATCCGGGTGGACGGCCCCACCCTGGACGTGACCGGCGGGAGCGGACCGGTCGACCTCGCCTTCACCGCGGGCCCGGGCATCCACCGGCTGATGACCGGCGAGCTCGCCCCGGAGCGGGCCATCGCGACCGGCGTGGTCGAGGTGCTGCGCGGACGGGGCGACCTGCTCGACCGCTTCGCGGACACCTTCCACCTGGCCGCCTGA
- a CDS encoding VOC family protein codes for MTSMFVNLPVTDLERAKAFYTAIGFTLNPQFTDHNAACVVVEDGHSYFMILVREFFQTFTDLPIGDPKVNPSVSTAIFLDSRDQVDATTAKGLAAGGSEPRPASDYGFMYQRQLTDPDGNVLEFGWMDPVAAEQGPEAFAQQQQA; via the coding sequence ATGACCTCGATGTTCGTCAACCTGCCGGTGACCGACCTGGAGCGGGCCAAGGCCTTCTACACGGCGATCGGCTTCACCCTCAACCCGCAGTTCACCGACCACAACGCCGCCTGCGTCGTCGTCGAGGACGGCCACAGCTACTTCATGATCCTGGTGCGCGAGTTCTTCCAGACCTTCACCGACCTGCCGATCGGGGACCCGAAGGTGAACCCGTCGGTCTCGACCGCGATCTTCCTGGACAGCCGGGACCAGGTCGACGCCACCACCGCCAAGGGCCTGGCCGCCGGTGGATCGGAGCCGCGCCCCGCCTCCGACTACGGCTTCATGTACCAGCGGCAGCTCACCGACCCCGACGGCAACGTGCTGGAGTTCGGCTGGATGGACCCGGTCGCCGCCGAGCAGGGCCCCGAGGCGTTCGCGCAGCAGCAGCAGGCCTGA
- a CDS encoding pirin family protein — translation MSNLEPRPDAHELGGLASTSARPALDLLPGKEVLLGEGTPVRRLLPTLGRRLVGAWAFVDHYGPDDLGSSAGMQVLPHPHTGLQTVSWLLEGEVHHRDSLGSDVVIRPRELALMTAGHAIAHAEQSPVEHPRLLHGAQLWVALPDGARDTAPAFEHHTTLPGFDSDGVRATVLMGSVGGATSPGTAHTPLVGVDLALAAGADVELPLEPDFEHAVLVASGAADVEGAPLTPGAMLYLGTGRRTVRLRTEAPAQLLLLGGEPFEERIVMWWNFVGRSGEEIAEYASAWAEGDRFDDVPGFDGYRLPAPALPPLPLKARGRER, via the coding sequence ATGAGCAACCTCGAGCCGCGCCCCGACGCGCACGAGCTGGGCGGGCTGGCCTCGACGTCGGCGCGTCCGGCGCTGGACCTGCTGCCGGGCAAGGAGGTGCTGCTCGGCGAGGGCACCCCGGTGCGCCGGCTGCTGCCCACGTTGGGCCGGCGGCTGGTGGGCGCCTGGGCGTTCGTCGACCACTACGGCCCCGACGACCTCGGGTCGTCGGCGGGCATGCAGGTGCTGCCGCACCCGCACACCGGGCTGCAGACGGTGTCCTGGCTGCTGGAGGGCGAGGTGCACCACCGCGACTCGCTCGGCAGCGACGTCGTCATCCGGCCCCGGGAGCTCGCGCTGATGACCGCCGGGCACGCGATCGCGCACGCCGAGCAGTCACCCGTCGAGCACCCGCGGCTGCTGCACGGCGCCCAGCTGTGGGTGGCGCTGCCCGACGGCGCCCGGGACACCGCGCCGGCGTTCGAGCACCACACCACCCTGCCGGGGTTCGACTCCGACGGCGTGCGGGCGACCGTGCTGATGGGGTCGGTCGGCGGCGCGACCTCACCGGGGACCGCGCACACCCCGCTGGTCGGCGTCGACCTCGCGCTGGCCGCCGGCGCCGACGTCGAGCTGCCGCTCGAGCCGGACTTCGAGCACGCCGTGCTGGTGGCCTCCGGGGCCGCCGACGTCGAGGGTGCGCCGCTGACCCCGGGCGCGATGCTCTACCTGGGCACCGGACGGCGCACCGTGCGGCTGCGCACCGAGGCCCCGGCGCAGCTGCTGCTGCTGGGCGGCGAGCCGTTCGAGGAGCGGATCGTCATGTGGTGGAACTTCGTCGGCCGGTCCGGCGAGGAGATCGCCGAGTACGCGAGCGCGTGGGCCGAGGGCGACCGGTTCGACGACGTCCCCGGCTTCGACGGCTACCGGCTGCCCGCTCCTGCCCTGCCGCCGCTGCCGCTGAAGGCGCGCGGCCGGGAGCGCTGA
- a CDS encoding ABC transporter permease encodes MTTTTTELTAGSTDPTGDAPAERTRSGGGLGSYLLIRFLLIFPTIFILVTAVFFLMRTTGDPITAALGGRLPADQLAERIRAAGYDRPLISQYFSYLGDIAHGDFGTTLSDRRPVLDVLKTFGAATLELVFYALIVAFIVGIPLGLLAAYFRDKYPDAVLRVFAILCYATPVFFAGLVLKLVFSVWLDWLPVAGRASTGTEIQFATMDNPTNIYLLDAIRLGDPEAVKDVLQHAVLPAIALGLLTAGIFLRLVRTNVIGTLGSGYVEAARSRGVSESRLLRKHAYRPALIPIITVIGLQIAVLLGGAVLTETTFEWKGLGFQLFQYLSARDFVAVQGIVALLAVIVAVTNFIVDIIAALIDPRVRY; translated from the coding sequence ATGACCACGACCACGACGGAGCTGACCGCCGGCTCCACCGACCCCACGGGCGACGCCCCGGCGGAACGGACGCGCAGCGGTGGCGGCCTCGGCAGCTACCTGCTGATCCGCTTCCTGCTGATCTTCCCGACGATCTTCATCCTGGTGACGGCCGTCTTCTTCCTGATGCGGACCACCGGCGACCCGATCACCGCGGCTCTCGGTGGCCGGCTGCCGGCCGACCAGCTGGCCGAGCGCATCCGCGCCGCTGGCTACGACCGGCCGCTCATCTCCCAGTACTTCTCCTACCTCGGCGACATCGCGCACGGCGACTTCGGGACGACCCTGAGCGACCGCCGGCCGGTGCTGGACGTGCTCAAGACCTTCGGCGCGGCCACCCTCGAGCTCGTCTTCTACGCGCTGATCGTGGCGTTCATCGTCGGCATCCCGCTGGGCCTGCTGGCCGCCTACTTCCGGGACAAGTACCCCGACGCGGTCCTGCGGGTCTTCGCGATCCTCTGCTACGCCACCCCGGTGTTCTTCGCCGGGCTGGTCCTCAAGCTGGTCTTCTCGGTGTGGCTGGACTGGCTGCCCGTTGCCGGGCGGGCCTCCACCGGCACCGAGATCCAGTTCGCCACGATGGACAACCCGACCAACATCTACCTGCTCGACGCGATCCGCCTCGGTGACCCCGAGGCCGTCAAGGACGTGCTGCAGCACGCCGTCCTGCCGGCAATCGCGCTCGGCCTGCTGACCGCCGGCATCTTCCTGCGGCTGGTGCGCACCAACGTCATCGGCACCCTCGGCTCCGGGTACGTCGAGGCGGCCCGCTCCCGCGGGGTGTCCGAGTCCCGGCTGCTGCGCAAGCACGCCTACCGGCCGGCGCTCATCCCGATCATCACCGTCATCGGCCTGCAGATCGCCGTCCTGCTCGGCGGCGCGGTGCTGACCGAGACGACCTTCGAGTGGAAGGGCCTGGGCTTCCAGCTGTTCCAGTACCTCTCCGCCCGTGACTTCGTGGCGGTGCAGGGGATCGTCGCCCTGCTCGCGGTGATCGTCGCCGTCACCAACTTCATCGTCGACATCATCGCCGCGCTCATCGACCCCCGGGTGAGGTACTGA